A genomic segment from Chitinophaga niabensis encodes:
- a CDS encoding peroxiredoxin family protein — MKMRRWMFLLLCLPTLLKAQTNTNTTTNISPFKQYSIISPLPLTLYDGSTFSKNDLPKNKPVLVFVFSVECDHCAHMTEEILKNIGKFGKTQLLMITPFKLERMKAWYDEYKIKNYPNIIMAAEPTRQILSYYDLHNFPGTYIYNKKHRLEADYEGTVKLDTLLKHL, encoded by the coding sequence ATGAAAATGAGAAGATGGATGTTCCTGCTTTTATGCCTTCCAACCCTACTGAAAGCACAAACCAACACTAATACAACCACCAATATTTCTCCTTTTAAGCAATATTCGATCATTTCTCCCCTGCCGCTGACATTATACGACGGTAGTACCTTTTCCAAGAACGACCTCCCCAAAAACAAGCCTGTACTGGTATTTGTTTTCAGCGTGGAGTGCGATCACTGCGCCCATATGACAGAGGAGATCCTCAAAAACATCGGCAAGTTCGGAAAAACCCAGCTATTAATGATCACTCCTTTTAAATTGGAGCGAATGAAGGCCTGGTACGACGAATATAAGATCAAAAACTACCCCAATATTATCATGGCGGCCGAGCCCACAAGGCAGATCCTGTCTTATTACGACCTCCACAACTTCCCCGGAACTTACATTTATAATAAGAAGCACCGGTTGGAAGCGGACTACGAAGGTACCGTTAAACTGGACACATTGTTAAAGCACTTGTAA
- the mdh gene encoding malate dehydrogenase has product MKVTVVGAGNVGATCANVLAHRDFLQEVVLLDIKEGTAEGKALDTWQQAPIDYYSTKVTGVTNDYTKTANSDVVVITSGLPRKPGMSRDDLISTNANIVKSVTENVTKHSPNAIIIIVSNPLDVMTYCSYLTAKKDSSKVFGMAGILDTARYRAFLADEIGCSPKDIQAILMGGHGDTMVPLPRYTTVSGIPVTELVAADKLEAIIQRTKVGGGEIVNLLGTSAWYAPGAAAAQMVEAILKDEKRIFPVCAWLTGEYGLKDIYLGVPVVLGKNGIEKIIELQLNAEEKALLSTSAVHVKEVMDVLDNMKTPA; this is encoded by the coding sequence ATGAAAGTTACTGTTGTAGGAGCTGGTAATGTAGGTGCAACCTGTGCCAATGTGCTGGCCCACAGAGATTTCTTGCAGGAAGTAGTTTTGCTTGACATCAAGGAAGGCACTGCAGAAGGTAAGGCACTGGACACGTGGCAGCAAGCGCCCATTGATTATTACAGCACAAAGGTGACCGGTGTTACCAACGATTACACCAAGACCGCCAACAGCGATGTTGTAGTGATCACCTCTGGTCTCCCCCGCAAACCGGGTATGAGCCGGGACGATTTGATCTCCACCAATGCCAATATCGTAAAATCTGTGACAGAGAATGTTACCAAACACTCTCCTAACGCTATTATCATCATCGTATCCAATCCTTTGGATGTAATGACCTACTGCTCTTACCTGACTGCCAAGAAAGACAGCAGCAAGGTATTCGGTATGGCAGGCATCCTGGATACAGCCCGTTACCGTGCCTTCCTGGCAGACGAGATCGGCTGTTCTCCGAAGGACATCCAGGCTATCCTGATGGGCGGCCACGGCGATACCATGGTTCCGCTGCCACGTTACACCACCGTTTCCGGTATCCCGGTAACTGAACTGGTAGCAGCAGATAAACTGGAAGCTATCATCCAACGTACCAAAGTTGGTGGCGGTGAGATCGTGAACCTCCTGGGCACCTCTGCCTGGTATGCTCCCGGCGCTGCTGCGGCACAAATGGTAGAGGCCATCCTGAAAGATGAAAAACGCATCTTCCCTGTTTGCGCATGGCTTACCGGTGAATATGGCCTGAAAGATATCTACCTTGGCGTTCCGGTTGTACTGGGCAAGAATGGTATCGAAAAGATCATCGAACTACAACTGAATGCAGAAGAGAAAGCATTGCTTTCCACTTCAGCCGTACACGTGAAAGAAGTGATGGACGTACTGGACAATATGAAAACACCTGCTTAA
- a CDS encoding YceI family protein, protein MKRLLFVVLICSPLSILAQAATWKVDRDHSSVNFSVEHLVISEVDGSFKSFDGELKAAKPDFSDARINFTVDVASVNTGNDPRDKHLRSNDFLNAEQYPKMSFKSVSLTKVSEGKYLLEGDLTIRDVTKRVKFNVSYGGTVKDAENKQRAGFKANTYINRFDYNLKWDKLTEAGGTVVDKMVDIELKLEFIKQ, encoded by the coding sequence ATGAAAAGGCTACTTTTTGTAGTGCTGATATGCAGCCCGCTAAGCATACTGGCACAGGCAGCAACATGGAAGGTAGACAGGGACCATTCTTCCGTTAATTTTTCTGTAGAACACCTGGTGATCTCTGAAGTGGACGGTAGTTTTAAAAGTTTTGATGGTGAATTGAAGGCCGCCAAGCCGGATTTTTCAGATGCACGGATCAACTTTACAGTAGATGTAGCAAGCGTAAACACAGGCAATGACCCAAGAGACAAACACCTCAGATCAAATGATTTTTTAAATGCAGAGCAGTATCCCAAAATGTCGTTTAAAAGTGTTTCACTTACCAAGGTTTCAGAAGGTAAATACTTACTGGAAGGAGATCTTACGATCCGTGACGTGACTAAACGGGTAAAATTCAATGTCAGCTACGGCGGTACTGTAAAAGATGCTGAAAACAAGCAACGGGCAGGATTCAAAGCAAATACTTACATCAACCGGTTTGATTATAACCTTAAATGGGATAAGCTCACCGAAGCAGGGGGAACAGTGGTGGACAAAATGGTGGACATAGAACTAAAACTAGAGTTTATTAAACAATAA
- a CDS encoding MarR family winged helix-turn-helix transcriptional regulator: MSNIEKLISIKTFTSEHHKGLISLIFVGNWIISKHQHFFKQYDITMQQFNILRILRGQHPKAASINMLKERMLDKMSDVSRLVERLRKAGLVERKSCELDRRAVDVIISPKGLQLLKTIDGEIGTLDDTLKSSLNEKEVVQLNKLLDKLLNGY; the protein is encoded by the coding sequence ATGTCCAATATCGAAAAGCTGATTTCAATCAAAACCTTTACCAGCGAGCACCACAAGGGGTTAATAAGTCTGATCTTCGTGGGGAACTGGATCATTTCAAAACACCAGCATTTTTTCAAGCAGTATGACATTACAATGCAGCAGTTCAACATCCTGCGGATCCTGCGCGGCCAACATCCAAAAGCAGCGAGCATCAATATGCTCAAAGAAAGGATGCTGGACAAAATGAGCGATGTTTCCCGCCTGGTGGAAAGATTGCGCAAAGCAGGTCTCGTGGAACGTAAAAGCTGTGAGCTGGACAGAAGAGCGGTAGACGTTATCATTTCACCCAAAGGCCTGCAGCTCCTCAAAACCATCGACGGGGAAATAGGTACGCTGGACGATACGTTGAAATCGTCCCTCAACGAAAAGGAAGTGGTACAGTTGAATAAATTGCTGGATAAACTATTGAACGGTTATTAA
- a CDS encoding VOC family protein produces MFSSLTPMLSTGNMQATIDFYINTLGFELDNSLRDEEGDFSWASLRNGEVIIMFRLPNVHMNEQTLALTGSLYFRTDNVTQLWERLKDSTDVVYPLEDFDYNMREFAIRDCNGYVLNFGQPLADDV; encoded by the coding sequence ATGTTCAGTTCCCTAACGCCCATGTTGAGTACGGGTAATATGCAGGCAACAATTGATTTTTACATTAACACGCTTGGTTTTGAATTGGATAACTCCCTTCGGGATGAGGAGGGGGATTTTAGCTGGGCATCGCTGCGTAACGGTGAGGTTATTATCATGTTCCGGTTGCCTAATGTGCATATGAATGAACAAACGCTCGCATTAACCGGGAGTTTGTATTTCCGTACAGATAATGTTACCCAGCTATGGGAACGGTTAAAGGATTCCACAGATGTCGTATACCCTTTAGAGGATTTCGATTATAATATGCGCGAATTTGCAATCAGGGATTGCAACGGGTATGTGCTCAATTTTGGACAGCCTTTGGCGGACGATGTTTAA
- a CDS encoding MFS transporter, translating into MNSAGKPVKLINAAVIVASLGYFVDIYDLLLFGIIRIKSLTSLGVTGDDVDRIGMYLINIQMVGMLIGGIIWGVLGDKRGRLSVLFGSILLYSVANIANGMIGGEHAIAWYMIWRFVAGLGLAGELGAGITLVSEILPKEKRGLGTMIVASVGISGAVVAYFVSEYFGDNWRICYYIGGSLGLALLILRVSVVESGMYNSIKQSGNVSRGNYFKFFTSKERFFRYLKCIMIGLPTWFVVGILMTFSNKFAKEMGVEGAIDPGKAIMICYAALTFGDFASGFISQMMRSRKKVLYIFYTLTLISVILYFNAYGISATAFYTICGLMGFSVGFWAIFVTVAAEQFGTNLRATAATTVPNYARGLLPVISLLFTGLQTAGVSYLHSGFITGIVCIALAFVFAFSMQETFGKDLDYVEET; encoded by the coding sequence ATGAATTCCGCCGGCAAACCCGTTAAGCTGATTAATGCAGCTGTTATTGTAGCATCTCTGGGTTATTTTGTAGACATCTACGATCTTCTCTTATTTGGTATTATACGTATTAAAAGCCTTACATCCCTTGGTGTTACGGGTGATGATGTAGACAGGATAGGCATGTACCTCATCAACATCCAGATGGTGGGTATGCTTATTGGTGGCATCATATGGGGAGTGCTGGGAGATAAACGCGGGCGTTTATCCGTACTGTTTGGCTCTATCCTTTTGTATTCTGTGGCTAATATTGCCAATGGTATGATCGGTGGCGAGCATGCCATTGCATGGTATATGATCTGGCGTTTTGTGGCCGGGTTGGGGCTGGCTGGTGAATTGGGCGCTGGTATCACCCTGGTTTCGGAAATACTGCCAAAAGAAAAACGTGGCCTGGGTACCATGATCGTGGCCAGCGTGGGGATCTCCGGTGCAGTGGTTGCTTATTTCGTCTCAGAGTATTTCGGGGACAACTGGCGCATTTGTTATTATATCGGCGGATCCTTGGGCCTCGCATTACTGATCCTGCGGGTGAGTGTGGTAGAGTCCGGCATGTATAATAGTATCAAGCAAAGCGGAAATGTAAGTCGTGGTAACTACTTTAAATTCTTCACCAGCAAGGAGCGTTTCTTCCGTTACCTGAAATGTATTATGATAGGCCTGCCTACCTGGTTCGTTGTGGGGATCCTTATGACCTTCTCTAATAAATTTGCAAAGGAAATGGGCGTAGAAGGGGCTATTGATCCGGGCAAGGCCATTATGATCTGTTATGCAGCGCTTACTTTCGGCGATTTTGCCAGTGGCTTTATCAGCCAGATGATGCGCAGCAGAAAGAAGGTGTTATATATCTTTTATACCCTTACCCTGATCAGTGTTATTTTATACTTTAACGCATACGGGATCTCCGCCACCGCATTCTATACCATCTGCGGCCTGATGGGCTTTAGTGTTGGGTTCTGGGCGATATTTGTAACAGTGGCTGCAGAGCAGTTTGGTACCAACCTGCGTGCAACGGCTGCCACTACTGTTCCTAACTATGCACGGGGATTGCTTCCGGTGATCTCCTTACTTTTCACCGGTTTGCAGACGGCAGGTGTCAGTTATCTGCACAGTGGTTTCATCACCGGTATTGTTTGTATCGCATTGGCTTTCGTTTTCGCATTCTCTATGCAGGAAACATTTGGCAAGGACCTTGATTATGTAGAAGAAACATAA
- a CDS encoding DedA family protein → MDQIIEFFKHLISPEWIIQHGGLYLILGIIFAETGLFVGFFLPGDSLLFVAGIYGEELSASFFNMPFVVIMALIAIMGILGNMVGFWFGKKSGPLLFKRKDTFLFKKKHLWQAKEVFDKYGAGAVFIARFLPVVRTFTPIVAGIVNMERKKFMFWNVVGSISWVFSMMLAGHYLNKAFPNLKDHLEWIIIIIVVITTLPVIIKLVFGKSTIHAHFDEFGNPIEPPVEKEEIKS, encoded by the coding sequence ATGGATCAGATCATTGAGTTTTTTAAACATTTAATTAGTCCGGAGTGGATTATTCAACATGGAGGATTGTATCTGATCCTGGGAATTATTTTTGCTGAAACAGGGCTGTTTGTAGGTTTCTTCCTTCCGGGGGACTCCCTGCTTTTTGTGGCTGGTATTTATGGAGAAGAATTAAGCGCGAGCTTTTTTAATATGCCCTTTGTAGTAATAATGGCCCTGATTGCGATCATGGGTATCCTGGGTAATATGGTTGGTTTCTGGTTCGGTAAGAAATCAGGTCCGCTCTTATTTAAAAGAAAAGATACTTTCTTATTTAAGAAGAAACACCTTTGGCAAGCCAAAGAGGTTTTTGACAAATATGGTGCGGGAGCAGTTTTCATTGCGCGCTTCCTGCCGGTAGTTCGTACGTTCACGCCTATAGTTGCAGGGATTGTAAATATGGAGCGTAAGAAATTTATGTTCTGGAATGTGGTAGGCTCTATATCCTGGGTTTTTTCCATGATGCTCGCAGGTCATTACCTGAACAAAGCGTTCCCGAACCTGAAGGATCACCTGGAATGGATCATTATCATTATTGTGGTGATCACCACCCTGCCTGTGATCATTAAACTGGTATTTGGGAAAAGTACAATACACGCTCATTTTGATGAATTTGGCAATCCAATAGAGCCACCTGTAGAAAAAGAAGAAATAAAATCGTAA
- a CDS encoding dicarboxylate/amino acid:cation symporter, whose protein sequence is MNKKQAALIALVLISIVAILHTLVHLDLVSIPGAGLAVSRWLAIASIIWFAIKKRSLTTWILVSMVVGAEVGHDWPGVAVNFQVMSKIFLSMIKTIIAPLLFGTLVVGIAGHSDIKQVGRMGWKSLLYFEIVTTIALFIGLAAINISQAGVGINMPPNALHEKLPETKPQNWQDVVLHVFPENIAKSIYHGDILPIVVFSVIFGISLLLVKEKFRGPMLSFCESLSEVMFKFTNIVMYYAPIGVGAAIAFTVGHGGLAVLGNLLQLLATLYVALLAFMLIVFVPVALIIKLPIGRFIREISEPVSIAFATTSSESALPKAMEAMERMGVPRKVIAFVMPTGYSFNLDGSTLYLALASIFVAQAAGHPLSWGQQILMVFTLMLTSKGVAGVPRATLVIILGTVHSFDLPTWPVFLILGIDELMDMARTSVNVIGNCLATAVIGRWEGEVDFTKLPPETKA, encoded by the coding sequence ATGAATAAGAAGCAGGCAGCCCTCATTGCATTGGTCCTTATATCTATCGTTGCTATCCTTCATACCCTGGTGCATCTTGACCTGGTCAGCATTCCGGGGGCAGGGCTGGCCGTTAGCCGCTGGCTGGCAATTGCTTCCATTATATGGTTTGCTATCAAAAAACGCTCACTCACAACCTGGATCCTGGTAAGTATGGTGGTTGGTGCAGAAGTGGGGCACGATTGGCCAGGAGTTGCTGTCAACTTCCAGGTGATGAGCAAGATCTTCCTGTCCATGATCAAAACCATTATTGCCCCCTTGTTATTTGGTACGCTGGTGGTAGGTATTGCCGGTCATTCGGATATCAAGCAGGTGGGAAGGATGGGCTGGAAGTCCCTGCTCTACTTTGAGATCGTTACTACTATCGCTTTATTTATAGGTCTTGCCGCTATCAATATCAGCCAGGCGGGTGTTGGGATCAATATGCCACCCAATGCCTTACATGAAAAACTTCCGGAAACCAAACCTCAGAACTGGCAGGATGTGGTGCTGCATGTGTTCCCTGAAAATATCGCCAAATCCATTTACCATGGGGACATCCTTCCCATAGTGGTGTTCAGTGTGATCTTTGGTATTTCCTTATTACTGGTGAAGGAAAAGTTCCGCGGGCCTATGCTTAGCTTTTGTGAAAGCCTGTCCGAGGTGATGTTTAAGTTCACCAATATTGTAATGTATTATGCCCCGATAGGGGTAGGAGCTGCAATAGCCTTTACCGTAGGGCATGGCGGTTTAGCCGTATTGGGTAATCTTTTACAATTGCTGGCCACATTGTATGTAGCCCTCCTGGCTTTCATGCTTATTGTGTTTGTGCCGGTAGCCCTGATCATCAAACTGCCTATTGGCAGATTTATCCGGGAGATCTCCGAGCCGGTATCTATTGCCTTTGCCACCACCAGTTCCGAGTCTGCCCTGCCAAAAGCCATGGAGGCTATGGAAAGGATGGGAGTACCTCGTAAAGTGATCGCTTTCGTAATGCCAACGGGATATAGTTTCAACCTGGACGGTTCTACCTTATACCTGGCGCTGGCCTCTATATTTGTTGCCCAGGCTGCAGGCCATCCGCTTAGCTGGGGCCAGCAGATCCTGATGGTTTTTACCCTGATGCTGACCAGTAAAGGTGTGGCCGGTGTACCCCGGGCTACGCTGGTGATTATTTTAGGTACGGTACATTCCTTTGACCTGCCTACCTGGCCCGTTTTCCTGATCCTGGGTATTGATGAACTGATGGACATGGCGCGTACTTCCGTGAATGTGATAGGAAATTGCCTGGCCACTGCGGTGATCGGCAGGTGGGAAGGGGAAGTTGACTTTACCAAGCTTCCGCCTGAAACAAAAGCCTAG
- a CDS encoding amino acid permease — translation MSMLFAKKPLSTLLAEASDSEKGLKRTLGAWALVALGIGAIIGAGLFVRTAAAAGAHAGSAVTISFIIAAIGCALAGLCYAEFASMIPIAGSAYTYSYATMGEFVAWIIGWDLVLEYALGAATVAIGWSQYLNKLLFITFGQTIPYEWSHSPFQVSEAGVSGIVNLPAMFILLLISLLLVRGTQQSAVVNTIIVIVKVCIVILFIILGWQFINPANHTPYMIPETAGVVNLSDGSTVDYSKFWNNGFAGVMTGAGIVFFAFIGFDAVSTAAQETKNPAKTMPFGILISLAVCTILYILFSHVLTGVAPYQDFLKSGSEASVAYAIDTYMPGYGWLSTLITVAILAGFSSVILVMLLGQTRVFYSMSKDGLVPKIFSDLHPKFRTPYKSQLLFLVFVSLFAGFIPDHVVGNMTSIGTLFAFVLVCIGVIVMRKSNPEAVRTFKTPLVPFVPILGALVCLAMIVSLGRENWERLGVWLLIGMLIYFGYSVKNSKVRKSLK, via the coding sequence ATGAGCATGCTCTTTGCTAAAAAACCTCTGTCAACTTTGCTCGCTGAAGCTTCCGATTCTGAGAAAGGTCTTAAACGTACATTAGGTGCCTGGGCACTGGTTGCGTTGGGTATCGGCGCTATCATCGGTGCGGGACTTTTTGTTAGAACAGCTGCTGCTGCCGGAGCGCATGCAGGTTCTGCGGTTACCATCTCCTTCATTATTGCAGCTATCGGATGTGCGCTGGCTGGTCTGTGTTACGCTGAATTTGCTTCCATGATCCCTATCGCGGGAAGTGCCTATACATATTCTTACGCCACCATGGGTGAGTTTGTTGCCTGGATCATCGGCTGGGACCTTGTATTGGAATATGCCTTAGGAGCGGCTACCGTGGCTATCGGCTGGAGCCAGTATCTCAACAAGTTGCTATTCATTACATTCGGCCAAACTATACCTTATGAATGGAGCCACTCTCCCTTCCAGGTTTCTGAGGCTGGCGTCAGCGGTATTGTGAACCTCCCTGCAATGTTTATCCTGCTGCTTATCTCCCTCCTGCTGGTAAGAGGTACGCAACAATCTGCCGTGGTAAATACCATCATCGTAATAGTAAAAGTTTGTATCGTTATCCTTTTCATTATACTTGGCTGGCAGTTCATTAACCCTGCTAACCACACTCCTTATATGATCCCTGAAACTGCTGGTGTAGTAAACCTGAGTGATGGGTCCACAGTGGATTATTCCAAGTTCTGGAACAACGGCTTTGCCGGGGTGATGACGGGCGCAGGTATCGTATTCTTTGCCTTCATTGGTTTTGATGCGGTTTCTACTGCAGCGCAGGAAACAAAGAACCCGGCTAAGACCATGCCTTTCGGTATCCTTATTTCCCTCGCGGTTTGTACTATCCTGTACATACTGTTCTCTCACGTACTCACCGGCGTTGCTCCTTACCAGGATTTCCTGAAATCAGGTAGTGAAGCATCCGTTGCATATGCCATTGACACTTACATGCCTGGTTACGGCTGGTTATCTACCCTTATTACGGTAGCTATCCTCGCAGGTTTCAGCTCTGTGATACTGGTGATGTTGCTGGGTCAGACACGTGTATTCTACTCTATGTCTAAAGATGGATTAGTACCTAAGATATTCTCTGATCTGCATCCTAAATTCCGCACACCTTATAAATCCCAGTTGTTATTCCTGGTATTTGTATCCTTGTTCGCGGGCTTTATTCCAGACCATGTGGTAGGAAACATGACCAGTATTGGTACCTTGTTTGCCTTCGTACTGGTTTGCATCGGTGTTATTGTAATGCGCAAAAGTAATCCTGAAGCAGTACGTACTTTCAAAACCCCGCTGGTTCCTTTTGTTCCCATCCTGGGAGCGCTCGTTTGCCTGGCCATGATTGTGAGCCTCGGCAGAGAGAACTGGGAACGTTTAGGTGTTTGGTTACTGATCGGTATGCTTATCTACTTTGGCTATAGCGTTAAGAACAGTAAAGTGCGCAAAAGCCTGAAATAA
- a CDS encoding YebC/PmpR family DNA-binding transcriptional regulator, whose amino-acid sequence MGRIFEVRKHTMFARWDRMAKQFTRIGKEIAMAVKQGGPDPDNNPALRRCYANAKGVNMPKDRVEAAIKRAMGKDTTNYDEVVYEGYAPHGVAVIVETATDNTTRTVANVRMHFNKGGGSLGNSGSVGFLFNRMGVFKIKNEGQNLEELELELIDFGLEDIGEDTEGNIILRAAFSEFGNMSKALEERGMPVISAELHRIPTTQVELNEEQTKEVLEMIDRLEQDEDVQQVFYNLK is encoded by the coding sequence ATGGGACGTATATTTGAAGTAAGAAAACATACCATGTTTGCCCGCTGGGACCGCATGGCCAAACAGTTTACCCGGATCGGCAAGGAAATAGCCATGGCAGTTAAACAAGGCGGTCCGGACCCAGACAACAACCCAGCACTCCGTCGCTGTTATGCGAATGCGAAAGGTGTGAATATGCCTAAAGACCGTGTGGAAGCTGCTATCAAGCGTGCCATGGGTAAGGATACAACTAATTACGATGAAGTTGTGTATGAAGGATATGCACCACATGGCGTGGCTGTAATAGTTGAAACTGCTACAGACAACACCACCCGTACCGTTGCCAATGTAAGGATGCACTTCAATAAAGGAGGCGGAAGCCTTGGAAACAGCGGTTCCGTTGGATTTCTGTTTAACAGGATGGGGGTTTTCAAGATCAAGAACGAAGGACAGAACCTGGAAGAGCTGGAGCTGGAACTGATAGATTTCGGGCTGGAAGATATTGGAGAGGATACAGAGGGTAATATCATCCTCCGGGCTGCCTTCAGCGAATTCGGTAATATGTCCAAAGCGCTGGAAGAAAGAGGTATGCCTGTTATCAGCGCTGAATTACACAGGATTCCAACCACACAGGTGGAATTAAATGAAGAACAAACAAAAGAAGTACTGGAAATGATTGACAGGCTGGAGCAGGATGAAGACGTGCAGCAGGTGTTCTACAATCTGAAGTAA
- a CDS encoding D-2-hydroxyacid dehydrogenase, with product MNIVVLDGYALNPGDLSWDPLHALGNVTVYDRSLPEQVAERASQADIILTNKAIVDGDTIRRLTRLRYIGVMATGYNVVDIKAAQAQGIIVANVPAYGSASVAQLTFALILELCLGVGVHADSVRKGEWAQSKDFSYWKMPLMELQGKTIAIIGFGQIGRTVATIALAFGMEVIVSHKHPERDKMAGVTFKDQATCFREADIVSLHCPLNAENRGFVNADLLATMKPSAFLINTSRGPLINEPDLAAALNNGVIAGAGLDVLSTEPPAADHPLFPARNCLITPHIAWATLDARKRLMNKTVENVQAFLQGNAQNIVTG from the coding sequence ATGAATATAGTTGTATTGGATGGCTATGCCCTTAATCCCGGAGATTTAAGCTGGGATCCTCTTCATGCTCTTGGTAATGTAACGGTTTATGACAGGTCCCTGCCTGAACAGGTGGCAGAACGGGCCAGCCAGGCGGATATCATTCTCACCAATAAAGCCATTGTAGACGGAGATACGATCAGGCGTTTGACCCGTTTGCGGTACATCGGCGTAATGGCTACAGGTTACAATGTAGTGGATATTAAAGCTGCTCAGGCGCAGGGCATCATCGTTGCCAATGTACCTGCATATGGCTCGGCTTCTGTTGCTCAGCTTACTTTTGCCCTTATACTTGAACTATGCCTGGGAGTGGGAGTTCATGCGGACAGTGTCAGAAAAGGAGAATGGGCACAAAGTAAGGATTTTAGCTACTGGAAGATGCCATTAATGGAACTGCAGGGTAAAACCATCGCTATCATCGGCTTTGGGCAGATAGGAAGGACGGTGGCAACCATTGCGCTGGCATTTGGGATGGAAGTGATCGTTAGCCATAAACATCCGGAAAGGGATAAAATGGCTGGTGTTACTTTTAAAGACCAGGCCACCTGCTTCCGGGAAGCAGATATTGTGTCCCTTCATTGCCCTCTGAATGCAGAAAATAGGGGTTTTGTGAATGCAGATCTGCTGGCTACCATGAAACCTTCGGCTTTCCTGATCAATACCAGCAGGGGGCCGCTTATCAATGAACCGGACCTGGCGGCTGCATTAAATAACGGTGTTATTGCCGGGGCGGGACTGGATGTACTGTCTACCGAACCTCCTGCAGCAGATCATCCGCTTTTCCCTGCCCGGAATTGCCTGATCACGCCGCATATCGCCTGGGCTACACTGGATGCCCGTAAGCGGCTGATGAATAAAACGGTGGAGAATGTGCAGGCTTTTCTGCAAGGTAATGCTCAGAATATTGTAACAGGCTAA
- a CDS encoding DnaJ C-terminal domain-containing protein, producing MEYKDYYKVLGIDKKASAADIKKAYRKLAVKYHPDKNPDDKLAEEKFKELNEAYEVLGDEEKRKKYDEFGENWKYYEQAGSNGGDFDWSKWRSGQGAGRQQQYDDSMFGDGSQFSDFFEHLFGGGFGSRAQQGRGRSNRRGGDLQATMQVSLQDVYTGATRQIEVNGQKLNLKIKPGTYSGQVLRLKGKGQPGRSGGEAGDLLIEVSIAPDAQFELKGKDVYMEVPVDLFTAVLGGKVQVAVPGSPLQLSIPAGTDSGRLFRLKAKGLPVPEGSKEVAGDLYVKVKITVPGQLTEEERKLFTQLAEMRKKP from the coding sequence ATGGAATACAAAGATTATTATAAAGTATTAGGCATAGATAAAAAAGCCAGTGCGGCAGATATTAAAAAAGCATACCGCAAACTGGCGGTGAAATACCATCCTGATAAAAATCCGGATGATAAACTGGCGGAAGAAAAGTTCAAAGAACTGAATGAGGCATATGAGGTGTTGGGTGATGAAGAGAAGCGCAAAAAGTATGATGAATTTGGAGAGAACTGGAAATACTATGAACAGGCAGGAAGCAATGGGGGGGATTTTGACTGGAGCAAATGGCGCTCAGGGCAAGGGGCTGGCCGGCAACAGCAATATGACGATAGTATGTTCGGAGATGGGAGCCAGTTCTCTGATTTCTTTGAGCATCTTTTTGGCGGTGGTTTTGGCAGTCGTGCTCAACAAGGGCGTGGCCGTAGTAACAGGCGGGGTGGCGATCTCCAGGCCACGATGCAGGTGAGTTTGCAGGATGTATATACCGGAGCCACACGCCAGATAGAGGTAAACGGACAGAAACTCAATCTCAAAATAAAACCCGGCACTTATTCAGGGCAGGTACTCAGGTTAAAAGGGAAAGGCCAGCCGGGGAGAAGTGGGGGAGAAGCAGGTGATCTGTTGATAGAAGTAAGTATCGCTCCTGATGCGCAATTTGAACTGAAGGGAAAAGATGTGTATATGGAAGTGCCTGTTGATCTTTTCACGGCAGTTCTAGGCGGGAAAGTGCAGGTAGCTGTTCCGGGAAGTCCTTTACAGTTAAGCATACCTGCCGGTACTGATAGCGGAAGGCTGTTCCGGTTGAAAGCAAAAGGTTTACCAGTTCCCGAGGGAAGTAAAGAAGTAGCCGGGGATCTTTATGTAAAGGTAAAGATCACGGTGCCGGGCCAGTTAACAGAAGAAGAACGTAAGTTATTCACCCAATTAGCAGAGATGAGAAAGAAACCATAA